The following nucleotide sequence is from Cicer arietinum cultivar CDC Frontier isolate Library 1 chromosome 2, Cicar.CDCFrontier_v2.0, whole genome shotgun sequence.
TCTACtcaattttcattatttgtatgtttgatttttttaaaacccaATAGTTAATAAAGCGGCCACTCCCTcctttttgaagaaaaaaaaaacaactactTTTTAGCTTAATCATGTTTATCCCTCTATTTTTTAGCTTAACCAAGTCTCAACACACacacactctctctctctctatatatatatatatatatatatttcttttttttacaaaattaataacttCTCTGTCTCTTTTCTATCTTCTATCATTCTTCAAACTACTTCTTCCACACAACATcgatttcaaattttcaaaacaaataaaattcacTCAAAAAAACACATTCATGGCTCAAACAAACTCCTCTAGGAAAAAAGCACCAACCAGACTTACACCTCCAACACCATCTTTTACTCCTCGCCTTACTACTCCATAATCATCCTCTTTAGAAAAGACCTTTTCTGATTATTTCTGAAGCTCTCCTGAACCTAGCCCACCTTCCCTTATCATGGCTCCTCTCATCACTGCTCTACCCCATCTCTTTCAATTTAACCTTCCAACCATAACCTAAGAACCACCACaccttcacaaaaaataaaaataaaaggccAAATCAGGCAATCCTCCCTCAAAATGAAGATATATGAGAATCATGGCTTACATAGGTACttccaaaaaaatcaaaaagtgtTGACACAACCACTTACACAATATTAAACAACTCTAACAATGAACCTTCTCCACCTAAAAGGATTCAATCATTTCCATATTCCTTATCTCTACCAAGAAACTTTGAACCATTACCAACGAATACTACACCTTATGAACCACTTTCCGAAACACCACACAAATCACACGAGCCACCTATTGAACCCTCACAATCTACTCCACAAAAATCATCAAAAGAAACCCTCAACACCACAAAATCTAGTTCAAAACCATCAAAATCTATTTCCAAAAATAAATCATCCAAAACTTCCTCCAAAACAACTACAAAATCCTCATCCTTCATACTCAAACAAAGACAAatctaaaaaccaaaatgttatGCACCAAAAACCAAACCTTTGGAACGTTTTGCACCAAACAACATTATTAGAATGCTCTCCATTGAAACCAACACTTTCAAAACATTCTCCACAAAAGTCAAAAACTCAAGAACGTTTTTCATCAAAACCCAAATCCTAAAAAAATCCACTCAAAACATAAACCTCCAAAATTTTCATTCCACCCCTTATCTCCTTCTATCGTGAAAAAACATACCAAGACAAATGGGTTGAGAGGCCAGTAGATATTGGAAGAAATTTTGTCTTTGAAAGTCTCAACCTAGAAGGAACTCCAATAAAACAGTACTACACCAATGCTTTAGGATGATCCAAATTTTTGGAAATTTCTAATAAATATTATCCTAAAGTCATATGTGATTTCTACCGCAAAATACACATTTTCCTGACAATGTCTGATTACGACAAAACTCAAAGGGGTAGAAATACATCTAACTTCTGATattcttgttgaattttgttatctTCTCACTAAAGGACCAACTATTTTTGGCAAAGATTAGTATACATCTCTCAACTTacaaaaaaatgaagttttaagtTAAATTTTCACTCAAGGGTCTGCCAACTTTATGTTTGATGATTTAAAACCTCTCATAAAAATCTTCAATAGCATCATCTAATATTCTTTTCTCACTCATTATGAAAGTCATGAGTTTGTGTTTGACAATGATGCCATGATCATTTATTGCCTTTTCCACtgccaaaaattaaatttgcCCTACATCATTCAAAACATGATAGCTTCCACCGCTTGTGATTACAAATGTCTCACCATGCCATATGATATGGTCATTACcaaaatcttcaaatttttcaaagtcCCTCTTAAGGATGAGGACTCATTtatcaaaatctcaaaattcaccttaaaaaatatttctcatatgAAGAAAGATCCATTTCTCCCACAAGTTGCTAATGCACCTCAATTCCCTCCACCATAAGATACACATTTGCCCAATCCTAACTCTAACAGAAGGAAACAATATGAGCGAATAATTATATTGAACCTCAACGCTCAAAGTTTTAATTTGGAAATTTTTGCATAATGTTCTTTGTTCTACTCACCATCAATCTGAACCAATTCCTTTTGATCTTGAAATCCCAAACTGTTTTTGGACACCAAGTATGAGCTCATTGCAAAGTCCTATCTTACAAAGACAAACATCCAATCACATTAATTATGGAAGAGTTTCACACGAGTCATATATCTTTCTTTCTCCACAAGTAAGCTTATCCTCCCTTTTTGGAATCAACATATTTTTTTGCTAGCCCTACTTTTGATTCAATTGCTCCCAATATTGCTCAAAAAAATACACAATTCATTACCATTCCAACTATTGGTTCGACTTTTTCCACATTGGAATCTTTTTGCACTTCCTTTGTTCCTTCTAACGACACACAAGTTTCAGCTTCCCAAAATGCTTGTGAAGATGTTTGCCCATCAAAGAGGACAAAGATTAAGAGGGATACATCCAAGACAAGAAAGGACATCCCAAAGATATTTATTGCTCTTCAATCAATTATTGATTAACAGATTCATCAAGATTGGAATAATCTTATTTTAAGGGATTGGATGGTAAATGAAGATGCACTGAACTATGATTTAATCATCTTCTTTAGAAGCCTCCACCTTCTTTTCCTATTTTGCCAATGCCCACCATTTCCTTATCATACGATGGTTTTTACCACCGTTGTCATTCTGATCTACTTTGTGTGTGTTCCCCCTATTTCATTTTGTTGTGACAAATggggaaaagaaaaaatagatttaagtTTTAAGacgtatttttgaaaaactcCTTGTGTACTTATTTGCTTTAATATTCTTCaagttaatgtttttttaaccACATGTATAAATCCTTATAATAtcttattaatgaaaaaaatattttgattcaaaaatgTTTGTTTGCATATGATAATGGATGCAACAATTGAAGggagtttttgacaaaaaacaATTCACTTTATATCATgcttaaatcaaaataaaaattcaattttaattaacattttgtcatcataaaaaagttagagattgttgaggcaaaatccctaattattattttgaagataatgaaattgttaattataattatgatcATATTATCAACTTATGTTTTTGagtgatttattcaaagataggaaACCAAGCATAAGCTTGCATATTCATGAAAAAACCACAAGGCTTTTTCCAAAgcaatcaataattttttttatcattatttgcAATCCCATATCATGCCCTATCAAGAcagaaataaatttttgtaaagttCAAGATTTTTTGAAGAATCATAAAAATGAATGATCGAAGAATGTTCAGAAAAACATTCTAGTTGTCCTTTAATGAAGACAAAGTCGAGATAGATTAGTTTGGAAAGTCCAAATTGTAAGTTAAGAATATCACATTCGCTCATAAGGTTGTTGAGATTAAATGAACAATTTAAGCCCCCCAAATAGTTAAAACAGTCTTCAGATTGATGAGATGTGagcaaaaacaaaaagaaacaagTACACTATTAACCCTATTATGCAAAAAGCTATGCATGCTTTTGATCAAACACATTACTAACTAACTTTTGACAACTCATTATTACACTTGTTCACGTTTTTCTTCAGACTCAAAAGCAAGAACGTTATAGGTTGGTCAAGAATGTTCTAAACAACAATATAAACATGCACTTAATATGTTTAAAACGGATCAGACACTTGACTAATGTGTCTAAGAACTATATTCAACTTTATGTGAATTTTCAAGCCTATCTTCATCTATTAAAGGAAGATCAAGCAGAAGATCAAGTAGAAGACAAAGGCATGAGTTACCAAAGCAATCAATCTACATCTGACCATTCAAAGCTCAAGTTCAAACGCTCTTTTTTCAAGCAAAACTCCAGTTCTCTAATTATATTTGTCAATCATCTTATTGAGTTATTGTTGTTAATCAACCTCAAACAATTTTTAAGAAGTGTTTagatctaaaaaaaattatcatacacatcattttgTAAGCTAAGTCTATATTTTAAGTTAGATTAAGTGTGATGTAAAAATCTTTTTTCTAGTTTGAAACATACTTATAAAAATTCTTTCTAGATTGAAAGTTGACTGTAGAAATTTCTTCCCGTTGAGGTAAAAtctcataatatttttatgataatccaataaagttaattaaacttctaattatgattctaaaagtGTGTTGCTatttaacaatgtgtttttgaaTGTATTAATTGaagatatatattaaacataacaACACAAGATTATTTTTGAAGAAGCAAAATCATTTTGAAAATCGAAAATCATTCAGGTTTATTAAAAACAGAAGTCTGAAAAAATGGAGATCGTTTTGGTTTTTCACACCCTTCAATTTTATCAGACCAAGAACATTTTAGTTTGTGAAAGAATAATACTTTCCTTAAACAACATCGCtctaatttgaaaatatatcaGTCTTCATTACAAAAGTACCAAGCTTATGAACACAAGATCATTTCGGACAGATCCATTACAAATGATTAATAAAGGCAAAAGCAAAACATCAAGAACAACACAAGCAAGATCAATCTCCAGATTGATGACTAAAGCAACAAGTACATATAGGACATAAATGACAAGACACTCCAATCGCACCTCTGAACAGTTCGCGTACAAAgcaaaaaaacataaacaattgTCAAATGTTCTTAATCTAACACTTACTCAAAACAGAAACGAAGGTCGTTCTTGTAATAAAGCAATAACATTCTTGTTTTTCAACAACACTTTTCTATTAAAATAACAACTGGACATTGGGACTACTAACGATTATATGAGTTGTCATCAGTCTTCATGAAGTCTATAAAAGGAACCTTAAGGTCAAGGGAATATAAAGAGTTTAAAGTGCAAGCAATCAATCACTTAAACAACCATTCTTGAGAAATCTAAGGCTCTTCAATTAAGCAAAAGCTCGAGCTTTGTTTGACTAGATTTAAGGATCTATTTGCTGAGTCTTTTTGCTGATAatcaaaaatcaaacaaatgttgagTGCATTCTGATCCATCAAtcctttttaaataatttaatttgaaactcAACACTATAATGTTGAAGATAATTtgagtaaattgtaaaaatcttttTGTGATTAAAAGGTAACTTGTAAAAACTCTCTCTAGATTGAAAGATAACTGATTGAAATCATTTCAAGGTCAAAAGGTGAAATATTGTAACTGGTCGAGATTGATCTTAAAAGTTGGTGTGAAAAGCAAGAATATTCTTGTTTAAGCACTTTAGTGAAAAAGCTCACAatttgtgaggactagacgtagcccacttgggtgaaccaagatatattaatgtgtgaatttctttcccttatctctatttattttttactcacTAAACATAGATCATGTatgaaaattttcttttgatttcactaaccaagaacgttatgcTTTTGTTGTGTTTAAAACTAAGATTGATCTTAAGATAATTAAaagcattaattaattttaaaaagaggaatcacaattcaaacccccctttcttgtgattgacattATCATTTCACTTTCAAGATTAAAAGATGAATGTTGTGACTGATCAAAGTGTGACAAGAAAAATAGTGCAAAGTATAATGTTATGGTGTTGAGCACATTGATGGATAATCTCACAGATTGTGAGAACAAGACGTAACCCCTTTAGGTGAACTAAGATACGTCTTTATGTAATCTTCTTATTCATTCTCTATATTCATCTTGCACTCACCAATCACATTTCATTTGCttataaactaaattatttttatttaaactaacGCATCTAGAACGTTACAGAGATTAACTTATTTGAATCAAGATTGTTCTCGAGTTAATTAAAGTTAATTgcatgaattaaattttaaaatgaatcacaattcaaacttctttcttgtgattgatattgctacttcaaaatattatttggtGTGGCGGTTAATGAACTTTGAAAAGATCAAAATTCTTTTGTTGTCTCCCAAAGTACAAAGATGGAGAGTGATTTGTAgcattacatttttttatcaagTTGACTTTATTCATAACTCTTCGATCAAGAGTAATGTTCTAAAGCATAACTTGATTAACCCTAATAATAAACATGGATTAAACCTCTTGTGAAGGTTATGAAGATGAACGTTGATGATGCTTACACCCATAATGGCGAGTTCATATGTGGTTTCTAGTACAAAACGGCCTCAATTATCTCTTTATTTACTGAAATGTGGTCTTTTCGCAGTGATGTTTTATTGACTCGTGATAAAAGTATTcataatgttatttttgaaatttactCCCCGACTGTCCTCTCCATGATCAAGAAATACTATACTTAGTTTATTCACTTGCTTATCCTCCTCAAATAATTTATCTCTATATTGCATAGGTGAACTGAACCTACTCGTTTAGTTATTCTCCAAGATAAGCAAATATATGTGTTCATTTCTTAGTTCAATTGAGTCACAATGcttcttttttttgttcaaatagTGTACCTTCCTTTTCTTTGTTAGATTCATTTTTTATGTATGATGctaaaaattatcattatcaattttcattttagttaatataatttatttttaataaaaaaggtgAATATGTTTTAGTTGaatgtgaattttttaaatgacatCAATTTTTAACTCTACTTCAAAGTATATAATACTACACTTTTCcgtaaaaaaaatactacactATGAGATATGTGGCATAATCTAAAACATACAccatatattaagaaaattgtttttattttacatattttaatcaataatatgttatttattttttattcattttcatCAACTTAAACTTAGGCAATACAACATACGCGACATCCGTGGACAGTATTTTATGTTGGGGACAGGATGTGGAGATGGAGGTGTTGATTCTACCTCGCACCCAAACCCatctcaataataaaaaaaaaatgcatttttacatttttttaatatatgcatatactcattcattttatttattaattaattgtatattttaaattttactttttttctcaattaaaaGTGTAaactttatataattttatttatcactgcacaataatttttattttattatatttattataacaaacaaattttttattttatacataaagACAAGGTGGGAAACCCGACTGCAATCCGGCGATGATTTCAATTTCTAACCACAATGATAAATTGAGCATGGCGGGGATCCAAAATCCACCCCTCTCTATTGCATACCTACTTGAACTTTGAATATTTGCTAACAACCCAATAGGTTATTTGAAAtcttaaaaatctaaaaaatattacaatccTACAAACTTTCATgctataaatcaattaaaattcaaacattaaaattcaaacatcaaaatctTGATTACAAAAGTCTTTTGAAAATctgcaaaaaaaatttatgtaaaataatagtttaaaatCGAAATCCAATGCACCCTCTtacatatattttctttttaattgaaGAAGGCAGCAACTCAAATTACTTCTATCTTCATTATGCACAATTTTTGCGCATCCAATTTAGGTTTAACAAACAAGTTAAGGTAGATTTTTACCTCACACCCCTTTAATTACCCAACTTTCACATTATCTTCAAAACACCCACTTTACCCTTTTCTTACGAAAAACAAATCAAACCTCCACAAacttcatggaatttctacaaAACACAAACTAAAATTTCACGaataaatttcaatttgtaCTGAAAAacttaaacttttaattttcttgATATCCATTTgtaatttagtaaatttaaattgaacTTTTCAGAACACATTTGGATTTGGAATCTCGTAAAGGTAGAAgaatttttcaattcttttttcttaaaaaaaaagctATTCACTAATGTCTTAGATATAAACTCAATCGTTATCATCAGTATACAAGCTAGCTTTCAAAtaaaacagaaacaaattcTTACTTAAAAATGCAAAGTAATCATGCTTAATTAATTAGCATTGTAGAAAAATAGGTCAATGTATTATTTAATGGAAAATAAGCAAGAATAATGTTGTTCATCATGGTGAACTATGCAAAGCTACGCCTATGCGCATCGACCCACAGTCACACCGTGAAAATCTTATTCCCGAACACACTAAATAATAGAGTATCAAGTCATATGCAGTTGAACTGTTCTATAATCCAAAGAATTGCTTACACTTATTCACATATAAGTTAAATAAACAGAGGCAAAGTAATTTGATTGTGATTAGTCTAGCTTTTGTTGCTAATCAAGGTGTTGAACTCACTAACAGACGACCCTGGTTTAGATGtggatttgtattttgaatttcaattatgCAATAGGATAAAAAAGTGATAGTTCCTTTACATGATTGATTCCGTAATACCTCTTGATAGGAAAATGAATTTGCAATCATTATTGGATTATAAATAGATGATCTGAACAGTTTCTTCCTAATGAGAAAgttaataagagaaaaaaaatgatactaGAGAAGCAAGTTAGTGGATGTATTAAAAATAAGTGTCCTGATTAATCAAACAACCGATTAATGCAAAATCCCTATATTATTTTCTAATGTATAGCTTAACAATTCATGCATCATTGTATCATATAGTAGAACACTGATATATAAATGAGAGAGAAATCCTTACCTGGAGTCTATGTTGTTGTCAGTCTCAAATAGCGGCGTGAAATGCCGAACCTCAAAAATGAGATAGCAGATAGTGGGATGACTATTGTGAAGGTAAAAAAAACAGtatataaactaaatataaaatacaaacaatatacaaaaaatactaaaaaatagcAAAGTACACAAAATTATAGAGATAATCATACTTAATAACCAAAATCCAATATCAAAATCAAGTTCTAATGgtaatcaaaatcaacaaaacatAGAACAGAAAATAGAGCAGAAGAAACAGAGCtacagaaaaacaaaaacaacatagCAAGAACAAAATGATGCTAAACGGAGCAAGAACAGAACAGAACAATGCTGAACGGAGCAAGAACCAAACGAAAAAACGACAGAGCACGAACGATGGCAACGAAGCAAGAATGAAACAGAGGAGCGATGCTAGACCAATCCCTTTGTGAGTTTATAACAAAGAAAATTAGGGCTTAAGTGGGTGCATAATGACCCAGATACCCCtaatgaagaataaaaaaataaaactacctGCATTTTTTAAAAAGCCCTACAACGAGTCCATTAAATGGTCAGGCTAGGATAGCAGGTCACTATTTGCGGCCGGGAGTGCTGCCACCGTTGAACGCATTTTTCTGGCCGGTGGCGTCACAGCTAGTCTCTCCACTGCACTGGGAAAGAGGGATTGCGCAGGGATTGACAACAGAGCCAGGAGTGAGAGCATCTCACAACCCAGAGGCATGCAAGAACAACTGTCAACAACTAACAAACAAAAGGGAGAAAATAAAAGATCGTATTGACTATTGAGTTCTATTATGCATCAGAGTTCAGACAAGAAACTATTGTCCATCTTTTAGTAACATTTTTGTGATTCTGTTTTGTTTCTCATCCCATATTTTGTTCCATCCTATGACAACAAATACTTCTGTACATCCAATCCCTTATATTTTAGCAAAACAAACCCTTAATATGATTAAATGACTACCACAATATATAGACAGTATTGATGTAAGAAGAAACCTCGACTTGGGATGTTACAAACGTGGAGAATCTCGATCAGAATTCGAGTCATATTCAGTTTCACTTTCAATGTCATACTCAGTTTCACTTTCAATGTCATACTCAGTTTCACTTTCAATGTCATACTCAGTTTCACTTTCATCTTCATAATATTCTGAGTTTAATGTGAATCTCATACCTTGACTAACCTTCCTATTGCAAATTTTATAGGCACCCATAATAGCCTTGAACAACGACTCGCTCCGCTCGATCTCTCCATATTCTAAAAGGCTATGTATCTTTTTTACACCTTCAACCATGCCAGCTTTTCCATAACAACCTACCAGATTAATATGAGTTACAATGTCCGGTTCCACATGCTTATCCCGCATTTTCATGTATATATTTAACGCCTTGTCAACATCTCCAGCTGAAGCATATGCATAGATTGCGACGTTATACGCTGAAGAGTCGAGATCAATCTCAGATTCTAAGAATGTCTGGGCAGATTCTAGTGCCAAAGTATGCATACCAACTAAAGAGTACAAAGCAGTGTAGGTTGCTTGCGAAGCGTAATGTTTACCCTCTTGGTAAGACGACTCTAATTGTTCCACTGCTTCAACAGGAAACCCTCCCTTCTTTAATATAGTGAATAACACTTTAAAAGTACCGCCATTTGGCAAAAGCTTCTTAGATACCATCATCTCATGTAGTAATTCACCACACTCGTGAAACTGTCTATTGACAGTGTAACACGCCAGTACCTTGTTATATGAAACACAATCCCCCAGTAAACCCAACAGTTTCATCTCCTCGGCTATCTTGATGGCCTCATCGATCAGGCCCACATCTTTATAAAGATACATTATTGTTTCGTATGAAATACTATTTACCCTACCCATctctttcaaattttcaaaagtcaGTTTCGCTTCAGATACCAAGCCGAGATCGGCAAGTGAGGTGATCATACTATTACATGCAACTAAATCAAGACCGCCTTCCATTTTCTGCATCTGCTCATAGATGGACTTCACTCCTTCCAAGTTGCCAACCTTACAATAAGACTTTAGTAGGGTTGATAACACAACTAAATTTGCTGATAATCCAGATTCTTCCATCAAATGGAAGTATTGAAGTGCCTCGTCGAGACTACCGTGTTCTGCAAATCCATTTATTAGAGATCCATACACAACCTCATTTGGTTTTACGCTGGCTCTTAGCATTTCCTGGTACACGCTGACTGCGTCAGAAAGCTGACCAAGACGAGCATAGCATCCAATAACAGCAGAAAAAGTTTGACAATGTGGCTTAAACCCCATTTCCTGCATTTCAACTACAAGTTCCCTTGCTTGGTCCACTAAATCAGCACCAGATAACATTTGAATAATAGAATTATAGGTACTATCGTTGGGCCAAATCCCTTGATTTTGCATTTCTTTGAAGAGAAAAACAGCTTTCTCATAAAGTTTTGCTTTGCCATATGCTTTGATCAAGACATTAAACTCTAAAATATCCCTTGTCTGTCCAGTCATGTCCCTTTTCCTATAAAACATATTCTCCGCTTCGGCCCAAAATCCCTTCTCAGCAAAAGCATCGATAATTGCAGCACATATAACAGACGATGGTTCCTTAATCATTTGAAACTTCTGAAGCAAGTCATTTGCTTTATCAAGATCTCCTTCATTGATATACATCTTGACAATACCAGGAAGAGAATGTTCATCGACAGAAACAGAAGATTTCTCCATTTCATCAACCACAGATTCCACAGCATCAACCATATTCTCCGTGCACAATGCACCGAGAAGAGCACGGTAAGTTACAACGTCTGGGAATAGCCCGACCTCTCTAATCCTTCTATAACAAGAAAGAGCAGCATTGATATTCCCTGCATTAGCATACAAGGACAAAAATATGTTATAAGTTCTAGTATTAGGCAATATACCCTTCTCTTCCATTTTAGCAAGCAGAGATTCAGCTTCAGACAAATTGCCATGACTTCCACTAATAAAGATCATTGTATTAAAAGTGCAAGTATCCACCGCCACTCCAGATTTCATCATATCAGCAAAGATATCAGCCGCGTCTTTCAGCCGCCCAGCCTTGCCATACAAATCTATCAGGGTATTGTAAGTGGTAGAGAGTCGAGGTTTCTGAGGAGCATTCTCCCTTTCCAACGACAACATACCATTAGAAGCCTGAGTTCCTCCACCTGTCTTAAACAGCTCGGTGGAAAGAAACTGCTTAAAACTAA
It contains:
- the LOC101492940 gene encoding pentatricopeptide repeat-containing protein At1g73710 is translated as MSCAEKFPVSTSSLSSSSSKIFTNVFTKPLLGHFPPRNPRWVCPPLTCLHSQTPPLPTKFSSVNNNKKKKKTKDYDNVLTSILRSLELSDDVEDTLDGSLVENLSPKEITIILRKQRNWERVVRVFKWFKSQKGYLHNVIHYNVVLRVLGRAQQWDQLRLCWIEMAKNDVLPTNNTYSMLVDCYGKGGLANESLLWIKHMRMRGFFPDEVTMSTVVKVLKDVGEFDRADRFYKNWCVGKVDLDDLDFDSSTFDINGSRSPVPISFKQFLSTELFKTGGGTQASNGMLSLERENAPQKPRLSTTYNTLIDLYGKAGRLKDAADIFADMMKSGVAVDTCTFNTMIFISGSHGNLSEAESLLAKMEEKGILPNTRTYNIFLSLYANAGNINAALSCYRRIREVGLFPDVVTYRALLGALCTENMVDAVESVVDEMEKSSVSVDEHSLPGIVKMYINEGDLDKANDLLQKFQMIKEPSSVICAAIIDAFAEKGFWAEAENMFYRKRDMTGQTRDILEFNVLIKAYGKAKLYEKAVFLFKEMQNQGIWPNDSTYNSIIQMLSGADLVDQARELVVEMQEMGFKPHCQTFSAVIGCYARLGQLSDAVSVYQEMLRASVKPNEVVYGSLINGFAEHGSLDEALQYFHLMEESGLSANLVVLSTLLKSYCKVGNLEGVKSIYEQMQKMEGGLDLVACNSMITSLADLGLVSEAKLTFENLKEMGRVNSISYETIMYLYKDVGLIDEAIKIAEEMKLLGLLGDCVSYNKVLACYTVNRQFHECGELLHEMMVSKKLLPNGGTFKVLFTILKKGGFPVEAVEQLESSYQEGKHYASQATYTALYSLVGMHTLALESAQTFLESEIDLDSSAYNVAIYAYASAGDVDKALNIYMKMRDKHVEPDIVTHINLVGCYGKAGMVEGVKKIHSLLEYGEIERSESLFKAIMGAYKICNRKVSQGMRFTLNSEYYEDESETEYDIESETEYDIESETEYDIESETEYDSNSDRDSPRL